In Actinoplanes derwentensis, the following proteins share a genomic window:
- a CDS encoding TspO/MBR family protein, producing the protein MTSQVMHKQGWLGLAGFVAAAAVAAGLGGLGVAGTAGEYQSLQQPSWAPPSWVFGPVWTVLYLMIAVSGWLVWRRTGWSPALNWYAAQLVLNAIWTPIFFGFGQYGLALLDIVVLWVLIGVTAWKFRPTSPPAAGLLLPYWAWVTFATALNAAIWLAN; encoded by the coding sequence ATGACCAGCCAGGTGATGCACAAGCAGGGTTGGCTCGGACTGGCCGGGTTCGTGGCGGCCGCCGCGGTGGCCGCCGGGCTCGGTGGGCTCGGAGTGGCCGGGACCGCCGGTGAGTACCAGAGCCTCCAGCAACCCTCCTGGGCTCCGCCGTCGTGGGTGTTCGGCCCGGTCTGGACCGTGCTCTACCTGATGATCGCGGTCAGCGGCTGGCTGGTGTGGCGCCGGACCGGCTGGTCACCGGCCCTCAACTGGTACGCGGCCCAGCTGGTCCTCAACGCGATCTGGACCCCGATCTTCTTCGGGTTCGGGCAATACGGTCTCGCCCTTCTCGACATCGTGGTTCTCTGGGTGTTGATCGGGGTCACGGCGTGGAAGTTCCGCCCGACGTCACCGCCCGCGGCGGGTCTGCTGCTGCCGTACTGGGCCTGGGTGACGTTCGCGACCGCCCTGAACGCCGCCATCTGGCTGGCGAACTGA
- a CDS encoding SDR family NAD(P)-dependent oxidoreductase, whose protein sequence is MAVDYRNQTTLITGASSGLGALFARRLAARGSNLVLVARRTDRLESLAAELSGVQVTTIGMDLAQPGAGGKLAAAVAEQGIEVTSLINNAGFGTHTRFHEADPQRITDEITLNVTSLTEISRAFIEGLRAHGGGVLVNVASIAAYQPGPTLAVYAATKAYVLSFTEALWSESRGTGLRVMALSPGPTNTEFFDVAGQNADGGMARMSADRVVDQAIRALDRRNPPPSLITGLPNRIAIGAQRLAGRRLTLAILGAMMRQTDRR, encoded by the coding sequence ATGGCCGTCGACTACCGCAACCAGACCACCCTGATCACCGGTGCCAGCTCCGGCCTCGGCGCCCTGTTCGCCCGGCGCCTGGCCGCGCGCGGCTCGAACCTGGTCCTCGTCGCCCGGCGTACCGATCGCCTGGAGAGCCTGGCCGCCGAGCTGTCCGGGGTTCAGGTCACCACGATCGGCATGGACCTGGCCCAGCCGGGCGCGGGCGGGAAGCTGGCCGCCGCGGTGGCCGAGCAGGGCATCGAAGTGACCAGCCTGATCAACAACGCCGGTTTCGGTACGCACACGCGGTTCCATGAGGCCGACCCGCAGCGGATCACCGACGAGATCACCCTGAACGTGACGAGCCTGACCGAGATCAGCCGGGCGTTCATCGAAGGGCTGCGCGCACACGGCGGCGGGGTGCTGGTCAACGTGGCGAGCATCGCCGCCTACCAGCCGGGCCCGACCCTCGCGGTCTACGCGGCCACCAAGGCCTACGTGCTCAGCTTCACCGAGGCGCTCTGGTCGGAATCGCGCGGCACCGGGCTGCGGGTGATGGCGCTCTCCCCCGGCCCGACGAACACCGAGTTCTTCGACGTGGCCGGGCAGAACGCCGACGGCGGCATGGCGCGGATGAGCGCCGACCGGGTCGTCGACCAGGCGATCCGCGCCCTGGACCGGCGCAACCCGCCGCCCAGCCTGATCACCGGCCTGCCCAACCGGATCGCGATCGGGGCGCAACGGCTGGCCGGGCGGCGGCTCACACTCGCGATTCTCGGCGCGATGATGCGTCAGACCGACCGGCGGTAG
- a CDS encoding TetR/AcrR family transcriptional regulator C-terminal domain-containing protein has product MESPYRRIVAEIRRRIETGELRPGDRVPSARAITREWGVAIATATKAHAALREAGLTTARPGVGTVVAGPAPPKQTDLSLDRIVAEAITIAGRDGLAEVSMRRIAAGLNVATMSLYRHVPSRDDLVHAMIDAALGDLRVPARYTGDWRTDLDRCARALWAAFQRHPWLGPSMSVTRPQPAPNALRLGEWLMGALGPTGLGVTDRMLVQVLLFSFVRGVASGLEPEALAVRDTGISDEQWMERQAGVFARFVEQHPAPHYEQLFRGDLDFEFDLDVLFEFGLARLLDGLAVWINR; this is encoded by the coding sequence ATGGAGTCCCCGTACCGCCGGATCGTCGCGGAGATCCGCCGCCGCATCGAGACCGGTGAACTCCGGCCCGGCGACCGGGTGCCGTCGGCCCGCGCCATCACCCGCGAGTGGGGGGTCGCGATCGCCACCGCCACCAAGGCGCACGCGGCACTGCGGGAGGCGGGCCTGACGACCGCCCGGCCCGGTGTCGGGACGGTGGTGGCCGGCCCGGCCCCGCCGAAACAGACCGATCTCAGCCTGGACCGCATCGTCGCCGAGGCCATCACCATCGCCGGCCGCGACGGTCTCGCCGAGGTCTCCATGCGCCGGATCGCCGCCGGGCTGAACGTCGCCACGATGTCGCTCTACCGGCACGTGCCGAGCCGTGACGACCTGGTCCACGCCATGATCGACGCGGCGCTCGGCGACCTGCGCGTCCCGGCCCGCTACACCGGCGACTGGCGCACCGACCTGGACCGGTGCGCCCGCGCCCTGTGGGCGGCCTTCCAGCGGCACCCGTGGCTCGGGCCGTCGATGTCGGTGACCCGCCCGCAACCGGCGCCCAACGCGCTGCGCCTGGGCGAATGGCTGATGGGCGCGCTGGGGCCGACCGGGCTCGGGGTCACCGACCGGATGCTGGTGCAGGTGCTGCTCTTCAGTTTCGTGCGCGGGGTGGCCAGTGGGCTGGAGCCGGAGGCGCTCGCCGTGCGGGACACCGGGATCTCCGACGAACAGTGGATGGAACGCCAGGCCGGGGTGTTCGCCCGGTTCGTAGAGCAGCACCCGGCGCCGCATTACGAGCAGCTGTTCCGGGGCGATCTGGACTTCGAGTTCGACCTGGACGTGCTCTTCGAGTTCGGCCTGGCCCGTCTGCTCGACGGCTTGGCGGTGTGGATCAATCGGTGA
- a CDS encoding FAD-dependent monooxygenase, translated as MRVLISGAGIAGPALAFWLQRAGADVTVVERTPEPRPGGHAVDVRGVARTVVEKMGLREQIRARQVDERGFALVDSAGRRLAELPATAFGGEGIVAEIEIARGDLARILLEATTGTDYRFGDRITAIDGGRVTFASGGSADYDVIVGADGVHSSTRRLAFGPDERFVRYLGGYTTYFTVPDPGDLDHWLLMYNAVGGRVAMIRPENGGTAKASLSFPHPDPSFDRLPRADAERLITARLAGAGWRVPELLAAMPSADDFYFDSINQVRVDRWWNDRVVLLGDAGYCGSPLAGLGTSMSLVGAYVLAGELATATDPRQAFAAYQREMTDYVATGLELPPGGMRMFAPRSRMMIGLRVLSMRMMTRWPSKQIAERQFSKADAITLRDYRK; from the coding sequence ATGCGTGTACTGATTTCCGGGGCCGGGATCGCCGGGCCCGCGCTGGCGTTCTGGTTGCAGCGGGCCGGCGCCGACGTGACAGTGGTCGAGCGGACACCGGAACCGAGGCCGGGCGGGCACGCGGTCGACGTGCGCGGGGTGGCCCGTACCGTTGTGGAGAAGATGGGACTGCGCGAGCAGATCCGGGCACGGCAGGTCGACGAGCGCGGTTTCGCCCTGGTCGACAGTGCCGGGCGGCGGCTCGCCGAGTTACCGGCCACCGCGTTCGGTGGTGAGGGCATCGTCGCCGAGATCGAGATCGCCCGCGGCGACCTGGCTCGCATCCTGCTGGAGGCCACCACCGGAACCGATTACCGGTTCGGTGACCGGATCACCGCGATCGACGGCGGCCGGGTGACGTTCGCCAGTGGCGGTAGCGCCGACTACGACGTGATCGTCGGCGCTGACGGCGTCCACTCGTCCACCCGGCGGCTGGCCTTCGGCCCCGACGAGCGGTTCGTCCGCTACCTCGGCGGCTACACGACCTACTTCACCGTGCCCGATCCTGGCGATCTGGACCACTGGCTGCTGATGTACAACGCCGTCGGCGGGCGGGTCGCCATGATCCGGCCGGAGAACGGCGGCACCGCCAAGGCCTCGCTGTCGTTCCCGCATCCGGATCCGTCGTTCGACCGGCTGCCCCGCGCCGACGCCGAACGACTGATCACCGCACGGCTCGCCGGGGCCGGCTGGCGTGTCCCGGAACTGCTGGCCGCGATGCCGTCCGCCGATGACTTCTACTTCGACTCGATCAACCAGGTGCGGGTCGACCGGTGGTGGAACGACCGGGTGGTCCTGCTCGGCGACGCCGGTTACTGCGGGTCACCGCTGGCCGGGCTGGGCACCAGCATGAGCCTGGTCGGGGCGTACGTGCTCGCCGGTGAACTGGCCACGGCCACCGACCCCCGGCAGGCGTTCGCGGCGTACCAGCGGGAGATGACCGACTATGTGGCGACCGGCCTCGAACTGCCGCCCGGCGGGATGCGCATGTTCGCACCACGGTCCCGGATGATGATCGGGCTCCGGGTGCTGTCGATGCGGATGATGACCCGCTGGCCGTCGAAGCAGATCGCGGAGCGCCAGTTCAGTAAGGCCGACGCCATCACGCTCCGCGACTATCGCAAGTAG
- a CDS encoding glycoside hydrolase family 13 protein, whose product MTDSWWKQSVVYQIYPRSFADADGDGMGDLRGIIDHLDHLAELGVDVLWLSPIYPSPQDDNGYDISDYQDIEPLFGDLKTFDELLAAAHERGLKIVMDLVVNHSSDEHRWFQESRSSKDAPKRDWYWWRPARAGMEPGAPGAEPTNWGSVFGGSTWEFDETTGEYYLHLFSRKQPDLNWENPQVREAVYTMMRWWLDRGVDGFRMDVINMISKTIGTDGSLPDGQLPVGSAYADGSAGFLGGPRLHEFLQEMHREVFTGRDGLLTVGEMPGVTVDAAILHTDPERHEVDMVFQFDHVWVDRGSDPWTVLPLQLTKLKAVLGRWQAGLAEVGWNSLYWNNHDQPRVVSRYGDDSPEYRAVSAKMLGTVLHLHRGTPYVYQGEELGMTNHPFGGIDEFQDIEARGLYRQAVELENRTPEEVLTVLRARGRDNARTPMQWDDSPNGGFSTGTPWLPVNPNHVEINAKAQRADPDSVFHYYRRLIELRKTEPAVAGGDFTMLLPHDERLYAFTRRLDGTELLVIGNFTGETVRAEIDGWAGAELVLTNLDSPPDDLTLGPWQAVVYRRSV is encoded by the coding sequence ATGACGGATTCGTGGTGGAAACAGTCGGTCGTCTATCAGATCTACCCCCGCAGTTTCGCGGACGCCGACGGCGACGGCATGGGCGACCTGCGCGGGATCATCGACCACCTCGACCATCTGGCCGAACTGGGCGTCGACGTGCTCTGGCTCTCCCCGATCTACCCCTCACCGCAGGACGACAACGGCTACGACATCAGCGACTACCAGGACATCGAGCCGCTCTTCGGTGACCTGAAGACCTTCGACGAACTGCTGGCCGCCGCCCACGAGCGAGGCCTGAAGATCGTCATGGACCTGGTGGTGAACCACAGCTCCGACGAGCACCGGTGGTTCCAGGAGAGCCGATCGTCCAAGGACGCCCCGAAACGTGACTGGTACTGGTGGCGGCCCGCGCGCGCCGGCATGGAACCGGGTGCCCCCGGTGCCGAGCCGACCAACTGGGGATCGGTCTTCGGCGGCTCCACCTGGGAGTTCGACGAGACGACCGGTGAGTACTACCTGCACCTGTTCTCCCGCAAACAGCCCGACCTCAACTGGGAGAACCCTCAGGTGCGGGAGGCCGTCTACACGATGATGCGCTGGTGGCTGGACCGTGGGGTGGACGGTTTCCGGATGGACGTCATCAACATGATCTCCAAGACGATCGGTACGGACGGTTCACTGCCCGACGGGCAACTGCCGGTCGGTTCGGCGTACGCCGACGGCTCCGCCGGTTTCCTGGGTGGCCCGCGACTGCACGAGTTCCTTCAGGAGATGCACCGGGAGGTCTTCACTGGACGCGACGGCCTGCTGACCGTCGGCGAGATGCCCGGCGTCACGGTGGACGCGGCGATCCTGCACACCGACCCGGAACGGCACGAGGTCGACATGGTCTTCCAGTTCGACCACGTCTGGGTGGACCGCGGCTCCGACCCGTGGACGGTCCTCCCGCTCCAGCTCACCAAACTCAAAGCGGTCCTCGGCAGGTGGCAGGCCGGGCTCGCCGAGGTGGGCTGGAACAGCCTCTACTGGAACAATCACGACCAGCCGCGGGTGGTCTCCCGCTACGGCGACGACAGCCCCGAGTACCGGGCGGTCTCGGCCAAGATGCTCGGCACCGTCCTGCACCTGCACCGCGGCACGCCCTACGTCTACCAGGGCGAGGAACTCGGCATGACGAACCACCCGTTCGGTGGCATCGACGAGTTCCAGGACATCGAGGCGCGCGGCTTGTACCGGCAGGCGGTCGAGCTGGAGAACCGTACGCCCGAAGAAGTTCTGACGGTCTTGCGGGCCCGCGGCCGCGACAACGCGCGCACCCCGATGCAGTGGGACGACTCGCCGAACGGCGGGTTCAGCACCGGCACGCCGTGGCTGCCGGTCAACCCGAACCACGTCGAGATCAACGCGAAAGCGCAGCGGGCCGATCCGGACTCGGTCTTCCACTACTACCGTCGGCTCATCGAACTGCGCAAGACCGAACCGGCGGTGGCTGGCGGCGACTTCACCATGCTGCTGCCGCACGACGAGCGCCTGTACGCCTTCACCCGCCGCCTCGACGGCACCGAACTGCTGGTGATCGGCAACTTCACCGGCGAGACCGTCCGCGCTGAGATCGACGGCTGGGCGGGCGCCGAACTCGTGCTGACCAACCTGGACAGCCCGCCGGACGACCTGACTCTCGGCCCCTGGCAGGCCGTCGTCTACCGCCGGTCGGTCTGA
- a CDS encoding PRC-barrel domain-containing protein, protein MQPTPFTPWAWREPSTSGNDPVTARTADEFGTTGVDLVGYKVEATDGHIGSIDKASHDVGDSFLVVDTGPWIFGSKVLLPAGTVQTFDHDERKVYVDRTKEQIKESPEYDKETFESPEYRQQVGDYYTGSYRDFPR, encoded by the coding sequence ATGCAACCGACGCCGTTCACTCCGTGGGCATGGCGCGAGCCGTCGACATCGGGCAACGACCCGGTGACGGCGCGGACTGCCGACGAATTCGGCACTACCGGCGTGGATCTGGTCGGCTACAAGGTCGAGGCCACCGATGGTCACATCGGCTCGATCGACAAGGCCAGCCACGACGTCGGGGACTCCTTCCTGGTCGTCGACACCGGCCCGTGGATCTTCGGTTCGAAGGTCCTCCTGCCGGCCGGCACGGTTCAGACGTTCGACCACGACGAGCGCAAGGTCTACGTGGACCGTACGAAGGAGCAGATCAAGGAGTCTCCGGAGTACGACAAGGAGACCTTCGAGTCGCCGGAATACCGTCAGCAGGTGGGTGACTACTACACCGGTAGTTACCGCGACTTCCCTCGCTGA
- a CDS encoding bifunctional 4-hydroxy-2-oxoglutarate aldolase/2-dehydro-3-deoxy-phosphogluconate aldolase, giving the protein MTDLRTPLDPVSAAIADGGIVAILRAPTSAGFAAVADVLVAAGITALEVTLTSHGALEAISGLRRQLPDSVLVGAGTVLTEDDAKASVDAGASFLVAPVSGLGPQPVPFYPGTFSPTEVYAAHRSGAPLIKLFPAGGLGPAYLKDLRGPLPDVRIMPTGGIGLEDISKWLVAGAVAVGVGGPLVGDAAVGGSLTALATRARHAVDAVAFARS; this is encoded by the coding sequence GTGACTGATCTACGTACTCCCCTCGATCCTGTCTCCGCCGCCATCGCCGACGGTGGCATCGTCGCCATCCTCCGCGCGCCCACCTCCGCCGGATTCGCCGCGGTCGCCGATGTCCTGGTCGCCGCCGGGATCACCGCGCTGGAGGTCACCCTCACCTCGCACGGCGCTTTGGAGGCGATCTCCGGCCTGCGGCGGCAACTGCCCGACTCGGTCCTGGTCGGTGCGGGCACCGTGCTCACCGAGGACGACGCGAAAGCCTCCGTCGACGCCGGAGCGTCCTTCCTGGTGGCTCCGGTCAGCGGCCTCGGACCGCAGCCGGTGCCGTTCTACCCGGGCACGTTCAGCCCGACCGAGGTCTACGCGGCGCACCGGTCCGGCGCCCCGCTGATCAAACTCTTCCCGGCCGGCGGTCTGGGCCCGGCGTACCTCAAGGATCTCCGGGGTCCCCTGCCGGACGTGCGGATCATGCCGACCGGCGGCATCGGCCTGGAGGACATCTCGAAATGGCTGGTCGCGGGCGCGGTCGCGGTCGGTGTCGGCGGTCCGCTGGTCGGTGACGCGGCCGTCGGCGGCAGCCTCACCGCCCTCGCCACCCGGGCCCGGCACGCGGTGGACGCCGTGGCGTTCGCCCGCTCATGA
- a CDS encoding sugar kinase yields the protein MSGLFTLGESMGIFVADQIGPIEHARGFTLGVAGAESNVAIGVARLGGSATWAGRLGPDAAGGLIKTRLRAAGVRVIAVPDPAHTGLMIRYQRSAQFIQADYHRAGSAGSRLSPADLPLDEIRAAGIVHVTGITPALSDTCRAAVFQAVEQARAAGVPVSVDVNYRSKLWSRADAAPVLRDLVSRADVVFAGPDEAAIFVDSKDPVDGLARLGPSEVIVKDGARGCVAVIDGARHEVPALPVTAIDPVGAGDAFVAGYLADRLAGVDAHGRLRTAIAAGAFAVTVPGDCEGLPNRAELAALSGGDINR from the coding sequence ATGAGTGGCCTCTTCACGCTCGGCGAGTCGATGGGCATCTTCGTCGCCGACCAGATCGGCCCGATCGAGCACGCCCGCGGCTTCACCCTCGGTGTCGCCGGCGCGGAGAGCAACGTCGCGATCGGGGTGGCGCGACTGGGCGGGTCCGCGACGTGGGCGGGCCGGCTCGGCCCGGACGCGGCCGGCGGTCTGATCAAAACCAGACTTCGAGCCGCTGGGGTACGGGTGATCGCGGTCCCCGACCCGGCCCACACCGGTCTGATGATCCGTTATCAGCGGTCGGCCCAGTTCATCCAGGCCGACTACCACCGGGCCGGGAGTGCCGGTTCCCGGCTGAGCCCCGCCGACCTCCCGCTCGACGAGATCCGCGCGGCCGGGATCGTGCACGTCACCGGCATCACCCCGGCCCTGAGCGACACCTGCCGGGCGGCGGTCTTCCAGGCCGTGGAACAGGCGCGGGCGGCCGGGGTGCCGGTGTCGGTGGACGTCAACTACCGGAGCAAGTTGTGGTCCCGCGCCGACGCGGCCCCGGTCCTGCGTGATCTGGTGAGCCGGGCCGATGTGGTCTTCGCCGGCCCGGACGAGGCGGCGATCTTCGTGGACTCGAAGGACCCGGTGGACGGTCTGGCCCGGCTCGGTCCGTCCGAAGTGATCGTCAAGGACGGGGCGCGCGGTTGTGTGGCAGTGATCGACGGCGCACGTCATGAGGTGCCCGCGCTGCCGGTGACCGCGATCGACCCGGTCGGGGCTGGGGACGCCTTCGTGGCCGGGTACCTGGCCGACCGGCTGGCCGGTGTGGACGCACACGGGCGGCTGCGGACGGCGATCGCCGCGGGTGCGTTCGCGGTCACCGTCCCGGGTGACTGTGAAGGACTCCCGAACCGCGCTGAGCTGGCCGCACTCTCCGGCGGCGACATAAATCGATAG
- a CDS encoding NADP-dependent oxidoreductase — MRAAVFRVYGPPDVLHLAELPDPVPGPGEVLVRVRAAGVQPFDVAVRQGRMPWVKASFPQQIGQEYAGVVEALGAGVDGFAVGDPVMGSTMLSGAAELLTVAAENVVRKPAELDFPTAAGLVAAAQTSSGALRELGVTAGDVLLVHAGAGSVGTLAIQLARLAGAIVLGTASPRNHDFLRELGAVAVPYGDELIDAVRATGLVPTVALDAAGGPAVAQSIALGVAPARVGTIVDDEAAAEHGAVVVRAARSPQRLAEVAALAAAGKVRTRISTHPFDRIAEAHAEVESRHGRGKVVVTITD; from the coding sequence ATGAGAGCCGCTGTCTTCCGCGTCTACGGTCCGCCCGACGTCCTGCACCTGGCCGAGCTGCCCGATCCGGTGCCCGGTCCCGGGGAGGTGCTGGTGCGGGTGCGGGCGGCCGGGGTCCAGCCGTTCGACGTCGCGGTCCGCCAGGGGCGGATGCCCTGGGTCAAGGCCTCTTTCCCGCAACAGATCGGTCAGGAGTACGCCGGGGTCGTCGAAGCGCTGGGTGCGGGTGTCGACGGGTTCGCCGTCGGGGACCCGGTGATGGGTTCGACGATGCTCAGTGGGGCCGCCGAACTGCTGACGGTCGCCGCCGAGAACGTGGTCCGCAAACCGGCCGAGCTGGACTTCCCGACCGCGGCCGGGCTGGTCGCCGCCGCCCAGACCTCCAGCGGGGCCCTGCGTGAACTCGGCGTCACCGCCGGCGACGTACTGCTCGTGCACGCCGGTGCGGGCAGTGTCGGCACGCTCGCGATCCAGCTGGCGCGGCTCGCCGGGGCGATCGTGCTCGGCACCGCCAGTCCGCGCAACCACGACTTCCTGCGGGAGCTGGGAGCGGTCGCCGTGCCGTACGGCGACGAACTGATCGACGCCGTCCGCGCCACCGGCCTGGTGCCGACCGTCGCCCTCGATGCCGCCGGCGGGCCGGCTGTCGCCCAGTCGATCGCCCTGGGTGTCGCGCCGGCGCGGGTCGGCACGATCGTCGACGACGAGGCCGCGGCCGAGCACGGCGCCGTCGTGGTGCGGGCCGCGCGGTCACCGCAGCGGCTCGCCGAGGTCGCCGCCCTCGCCGCCGCCGGGAAGGTCCGGACCCGGATCAGCACCCACCCGTTCGACCGGATCGCCGAAGCGCACGCGGAGGTGGAGTCCCGCCACGGCCGGGGCAAGGTCGTCGTGACGATCACCGATTGA
- a CDS encoding N-acetylmuramoyl-L-alanine amidase → MRRNRLTARLLAALVVTTGAVAVHAPAAGPGPVAEGAAAGPVLQSFPLAESRPRTVYSGIAAGPHVAATAPRSTGPFSLVGVTWADPRSIPAGVVEVRTRHAGTGIWTSWQALEIDNPDASVGAEGPAIRGSSDPLWVGPSDGVQSRVVTAGRAGPFPADLRVDLINPEGAVRREVTVGTRLVSARNAGPAKRAVVLPVRPMPRMVTRNGWRADEAMVVEPPEYTGAVHVVFVHHTASGNAYECAQSASIVRGIEAFHVRSKGWNDIGYNFLVDKCGRIFEGRAGGVSRSVLGAHTMGFNENASAIAVIGDFRATGISAEARAAVAQLAAYKLGASGNPPLGKAGLVSTGSDRFAKGSRVVLNRISGHRDAGRTECPGNSLYAQLPGIRAVAGAAPARLRYRGVNGTREYAGKYYTRGPAGPAWNLDTPSRMMDRFEVYVDGRLSAAAPSGHRQAGVRLAPGAHRVTVRAVHLSGRIATTTAQVVADPVAPKFTGTPLVSLREGLVGVSAPVRLSWSITDTSGLDAVRVSGSAAESLSGAARSLADKARLGDPATWTVTATDRAGNSSNDSVTRTPVLLTEAEAPRTGTWRAIRDQGHLGGEAVAASAAGASLSWTFTGSSAAVVAGRTAGSGRVRVYVDDEFQGVVDLRSAAPQYARAVWTRSWRSSGTHTIRVQAEGTAGRPSVVLDGLVYLR, encoded by the coding sequence ATGCGCCGCAACCGGCTCACCGCACGTCTGCTCGCCGCCCTGGTGGTCACCACCGGGGCGGTAGCCGTGCACGCACCGGCCGCCGGTCCGGGCCCCGTGGCCGAGGGAGCCGCCGCCGGTCCGGTCCTGCAGTCCTTTCCGCTGGCCGAGAGCCGCCCGCGGACGGTCTACTCCGGGATCGCGGCCGGGCCGCACGTCGCCGCGACGGCTCCGCGGAGCACCGGACCCTTCAGCCTGGTCGGAGTGACCTGGGCCGATCCGCGGTCGATCCCGGCCGGAGTCGTCGAGGTCCGGACCCGGCACGCCGGCACCGGCATCTGGACGTCCTGGCAGGCCCTGGAGATCGACAACCCGGACGCCTCGGTGGGTGCGGAGGGGCCGGCGATCCGTGGCTCCAGCGATCCACTCTGGGTGGGGCCGTCCGACGGCGTGCAGAGCCGCGTCGTCACGGCGGGCCGGGCCGGGCCCTTCCCGGCGGATCTCCGCGTCGACCTGATCAACCCGGAGGGTGCCGTCCGGCGAGAGGTCACCGTCGGCACCAGGTTGGTCTCCGCCCGGAACGCGGGCCCGGCGAAGCGTGCGGTCGTGCTGCCGGTCCGGCCGATGCCCCGGATGGTGACCCGGAACGGCTGGCGCGCCGACGAGGCGATGGTCGTCGAACCGCCCGAGTACACCGGGGCCGTGCACGTCGTCTTCGTGCATCACACCGCCTCCGGGAACGCCTACGAGTGCGCCCAGTCGGCCAGCATCGTCCGGGGCATCGAGGCCTTTCACGTCCGTAGCAAGGGCTGGAACGACATCGGCTACAACTTCCTCGTCGACAAGTGCGGGCGGATCTTCGAAGGGCGGGCCGGTGGGGTCAGCCGGTCGGTTCTCGGCGCGCACACGATGGGGTTCAACGAGAACGCCAGCGCCATCGCGGTGATCGGGGACTTCCGGGCCACCGGGATCTCGGCGGAGGCCCGTGCGGCGGTGGCGCAGTTGGCCGCGTACAAGCTGGGGGCGTCCGGGAATCCACCGCTCGGCAAGGCCGGCCTGGTCTCCACCGGCAGCGACCGGTTCGCGAAGGGGTCCAGGGTGGTCCTGAACCGGATCTCCGGCCACCGGGACGCCGGCCGGACCGAATGCCCGGGGAACTCGCTGTACGCGCAGTTGCCGGGGATCCGGGCGGTCGCGGGCGCCGCCCCGGCACGGTTGCGGTACCGCGGGGTGAACGGGACCCGGGAGTACGCCGGGAAGTACTACACGAGGGGCCCGGCCGGTCCGGCCTGGAACCTGGACACCCCGAGCCGGATGATGGACCGGTTCGAGGTGTACGTGGACGGCCGGCTGTCGGCGGCCGCGCCGTCGGGGCACCGGCAGGCCGGGGTCCGGCTGGCACCGGGCGCCCACCGGGTGACGGTGCGGGCGGTTCACCTGTCCGGGCGGATCGCCACGACCACGGCCCAGGTGGTGGCCGATCCGGTGGCGCCGAAGTTCACCGGCACGCCGCTGGTGTCGTTGCGGGAGGGCCTGGTCGGGGTGTCCGCGCCGGTCCGGTTGAGCTGGTCGATCACCGACACATCGGGACTGGACGCGGTACGGGTGTCCGGCTCGGCTGCCGAGTCGCTGTCCGGAGCGGCCCGATCGCTGGCGGACAAGGCCCGGCTCGGTGACCCGGCGACGTGGACCGTCACGGCCACCGACCGGGCCGGGAATTCCTCGAACGACTCGGTCACCCGTACCCCCGTGTTGTTGACGGAGGCGGAGGCACCGCGGACCGGGACCTGGCGAGCGATCCGGGATCAGGGTCATCTCGGCGGTGAGGCCGTCGCCGCCTCGGCCGCCGGTGCCTCGCTGAGCTGGACTTTCACCGGCAGTTCGGCCGCCGTGGTGGCCGGTCGGACGGCGGGCTCGGGGCGGGTGCGCGTCTATGTGGACGACGAGTTCCAGGGTGTGGTCGATCTGCGGTCGGCGGCGCCGCAGTACGCCCGCGCGGTGTGGACCCGGTCCTGGCGCAGCAGCGGCACCCACACGATCCGGGTGCAGGCCGAGGGCACCGCGGGCCGGCCGTCGGTGGTGCTGGACGGCCTGGTCTACTTGCGATAG